The genomic region CATGGCTGGCTTCTCCGCCGGGACCGGCGGCATTGTCATCTTCGTAAGGCGACAGATAACCGCTGACATAACGGGCCGGCAGGCCGAGGGCACGGACCACGGCGATGAACACGTGTGCATGATCCTGGCAGACGCCGCGGCCATGATCGAGCGCCTGTGCCGCGGTGGTCCGTGCATCGGTGGCACCCTTGACATAGGCCACCCGGCGGGCGGTTTCCTTCATCACCGCATGCATCGCGGCAACCGGGCCGTCGGCATCCAGGATCGGGGCGATGTCATCGGCGAAGGCCTGGACGGCGCCGCTGCACGTGGTGAGCGGTGTCTCGCGCAGGAACACGGCCGGCAACAGCCGATCGGGCAGGTCGGAGCCGACGATGCCGGCCGTGTCGCGCGTGTTGACCACACCGCGAACCGTGACCGCCAGACGGTTATGCTCGCGATCCAGGCTCAGCTGATGGACCCGGTTGCCGAAGCCGTCGACCATCACCACCATGTGCGCCGCCGGCTCCACATCGATCCGCCACGACACCACGCGCTGGGCATCGATGTCGGGCGGGGTCAGCCGCAGGGCCTGGATGGCATAGCGGGCGGGCCGGCCATAGGTATAGATGGTCTGGTGCTCGACGGTCAGGCGCATGGGGT from Tistrella bauzanensis harbors:
- a CDS encoding transglutaminase family protein, which gives rise to MRLTVEHQTIYTYGRPARYAIQALRLTPPDIDAQRVVSWRIDVEPAAHMVVMVDGFGNRVHQLSLDREHNRLAVTVRGVVNTRDTAGIVGSDLPDRLLPAVFLRETPLTTCSGAVQAFADDIAPILDADGPVAAMHAVMKETARRVAYVKGATDARTTAAQALDHGRGVCQDHAHVFIAVVRALGLPARYVSGYLSPYEDDNAAGPGGEASHAWAEAWLTGLGWVGFDPSNGISPTGSYIRLAHGLDYLDAAPVRGIRVSGDQEQLAVRVHVTEQAQQ